A window of Heterodontus francisci isolate sHetFra1 chromosome 18, sHetFra1.hap1, whole genome shotgun sequence genomic DNA:
AGCACATTTAGCACAAACCTCACTTCTCCCACCCTGCTCTTTTGCTGGATTACACTTGCTAGTCCTGGTCAGTTAAACTTCTAAAGaataaatatttatccaattccaactTTGAGATAGTAATGTTTAGCTGTATGGCACAATCTGTTCCTCTTCTCCCTTGCCCTCCCCAACCCCCAACTATCAACATTATAAATTACACTGAATTTCATTTTCTTTATATACACACAGGGGTTTCATAGTTAAATAGTTGCAAAGGGTAATTCATGAACTAGTGATTGCTTTATTTTCCCTGAGGCCTGTTCTGGTGACAGCAGCAACAATGTATGTTGATTGTTAATCGTACTTTCCAGCAGACAACCAGATAGGAATGAGGCTGGACCCTGAACTGGACATAAAATGCCAGCCACAATAAACAAAACAAACAAGTGTACAGATTAGTTTCTTTAAAAAAACTTAACAACCATGCAATGAAAAATAGTAAGCTACTTCTGTCAGTTTATTTAGTTAGTCATGAAACCCTTATTTAGCTTCAAAAATTGACGGTAATCTGTACCTATTTGATGCACTGGCTCAGTCAACTTGGATAGAACGTTAACACGTGCTGACACAGAGACTAATAAGTGGAAGCTCGAGGATTTGAGCATCTTTCAGCTCTTCCGCATGCTGAGATTGGCATTCGTCACTAAGTCAGACAATGACGTATTTTCTGATCTGTCTTCTTTCAGGTAGAGAAACGATTCTTTGTTTATCTGCAGCACTTCCCTCAAGCCTTTGTTTTCGAACTGCAAAAAAACAATTGCAGCTCTTACACAACCTCGGTAATGCCATCCAAACTGAGGGATGAATTCAAACAGGTCAGCTGGAACTTTAGCATTGCATTAACAGCCATTTTCCCATAGCTCCCTTGTGCTTCAGTGCCAGCAACATTCCACATTAAACATTATACGTACTAGTGCATTGAGTTCCTATGCTGATCATACATCCTGAAAATGACTATTCAAAACAATTGTTTAACCTCTGAAAACAGGCTGGTGTAATACAAcagaacaaaaaatggaaaccagaCTTGAAACAGAAAACGACAGAAATATATCTCTCCGCATCTGTAAGGGTAAAGATTGAGCCTGTCAGGTGTTAAAAGTTCTGTAAAAAGGCCccacacctgaaacattaatctgtcttttctctttagagATGTTGCCTGGAGCTGTTATGTACTTTCAGTATTCTCTGCTTCCATTTCATTGAGAATGATTGCTATGTCTTTCAAATAGCTTCAAGACTGCAAACAGGCCTGTAAAAGCAGAAGCTATGGTACAGCAGGCATTAAAGACACCTTTCAGATGTGTAAACTCTTACAGTCTCCTCCTGACAATCGTCATTCTCAACATTAAAAAACTGAACTATCCAATCATTTGAATTAAGCAATGAAAACACCAGGATAAAGCAGAACTTTAATGACAAAAGATGAGAGAAGCAACTTTCAATGACGAGGGGACCGATTATATTTTCATATTTGCATTCTACTCACTCACTTCTAACTGGATAATTCTCTCTTGTTCCTTGAACAGGCGTTGTTCATCTATCTCAATCGCTTTTCTCATCACTGTGGCCATTTCATTGATTTTATCCACATGGACCTGGAGTTCCTGCAGGGAACAATACCAACAAATAAATTCTGCACAGTAAAGCAGCCACTGCTGCTCAACTTACTTTGAAGGATCACAATTCACTCCTAACCAAGCACAGAATTCCAATGTACCAGTCCACTTCCTCTTGTACACATTTACAGATGCAGGGACATGCATGggccggattttgcagtcagcaaatGGTGCCAGCCATCAGTTACATTTGCCCACGGATTTTGCACTGGAGGTTGTTGTCAGCCAATCATTGAGTAAGCAGCATCTCCTATAGGGATCTGGCGGCATGAACAGAGAAAGTGACAAcatgtctccttaaccaatcaaacTGAAGAATTGCTAATAAGCAGAGTCTGAATCTGAAGCATTAGGTAGAATATTTAATTCACTGTAAAATCAGGCACAGAAAGCGAAATTAagggaaagggaaagaaagatgggattaacagAGGTAAAAGAGACGGAAAGAAAAAGGAAAATAATTGGTAATTTCGAACAATTAATTAAGATCTGATGGAATGAGACTCCAATTTgctaaagttaattttcagtgccaggaaGGTTGTTTATCAATAATTAAGACTTCGCTCATCACTAAAAAATTACTTACACTGGCATCAACAAACCCAAACCTTTTCTGGAGAGTTTAGTGGGTACCTATCACACAAGTACCAAAACTTCACACTGTTCCATGTGTTTCAATGCTGAGTTCCTGAGAAATACTGGTATAGTGCACTTTCTAAAGGAGAtcaacttggacagcaacttccaggtTTCCATGTTGAACTGCACATGTGCAATCGCTGGAAGCTGCTGCCTGATTTACACTTTAAGAACGGTAAGCGCTGATAGCATCTCCATTACGTCTATCGCAAAATCCAGCACAAATTATGTTCATGAATCAtttgttgtttaaaaaaaattcccaAAGTCAAACTGCTTTGTGCACTGCACTGAAAATATAGTTAAGTGTTCTCTTCTTTGTTTAAAAATATGTTTTATGAATTATTAAATGAGTGACCTATGAATGACCTTGGCCTTTTTGGTCTGAAATTGGGACCGTGTGCAAGTCAAAACAGACAAGCTCCAAGGATATGGACTGTCTGCACTAAATATTGAAGATCTCAGATCCAGCACAACAGAGACAAAACATTCTTATTCAAAATATTTCAGATCAAGAGTCTGAAACTTACCAAGTTACAACTGACTTCCTATTAACCTCAGCAGTTTATAAGTAGCTATAATTTTCTGGATCTTCCTGTTTAAACCAGTAATCTTAAAGTGTGCATGTGTTAAACAGCGCAACTGTGCTCCAGACCCAAGATAACCAGTGGGATATCCTCTAATGAAGACCTCTATCTCAACAACAGGCCGTAGCCTCTAACAAGCACCTGGAGTGCACCAGTGAACTTTTCCTGGTTCACACTAGGAATCCTTGCAATTTGCAAGCAAATTTGCCAATTTAGGGTCAGTTTTGTGCTGTGGGCTCATTCACTGGGAAGAATGCGTAAAACTTATTTACTATGGGGCCTTTACAGCCACAAGAGAGAGGTGGTCATCATCAGGCTGGAGTCAAtcacaaactccagaaaatataggtgTATATTATAGGTTGGATCAAATTCCACTGCAgtagaggcctactttaggtcgggaaaacgaaaccgacccgaacccgactgaaccactgcggacccgagcccgactgaACAACCATGGACCCCAGCCCGACCCGTCCCCAGTCCCTCtgcttttgccccaagcccgacccgaccccagccTGCCCCGACTCGACCATTCACTTACCTCccgactcggaacctccacgaagctgccacacatgcgtgatgatgtcacagtgacgtcactcgcccactgtgcagactcagtttcgtcccggactcccagctcaggtaagtttttaatttttaatacttaccagcacagcactgaccctgcgaatccggcccgacctgactcgacttggactcggcctgacccgagcccgaaagccggagcctgaagatgggcccgaactgaacccgacacatgttgttgggtcccgtcgggttcgggtcaggtagcaggcctctacactGCAGTACATTAATTGAATGGAGCGCTCAGTTTGAAAACAAACCTGACGCATTACAAAAAAACTATTCCGACAATAATATTGCATTTTTTAAGTTAAGCACTTCAATGCCCTTTCCATAGGGCCTAGGTGGCACCACATTATATCTCATACTTGAAAggatagaatcttatagcacaggaggaggccacttggcccattatgcctgtgctagctctttcaaaTAGTTacccaattggtcccactcccccaGCAAATttttccaattgccttttgaaatttattattgaatttgtTGCCACccaccttcaggcagtgtattccagatcataattgCCTGCGTAAAATAATTGAGGTTCTCTAGTAATTAGCTTATTTTTGCCGTCATAAGAATTAAGCTGGATATTTTAAACTTTGAATTGAAACAGAAAATTTTTAGTACAAGATGCAACAATTCTATTTTGGTGCAGTTGAAGAGTGAATCATGTTCATTATGCAAGGCAGCTGACACACAAAACAAAGGAAATCTTGCCACTAACCTTGGAATGCTGTTCCTTTAATTTTGTAATCATCATAGGGTCATCTTTTTTGCTGGCCATCAGCAGGCGGAACATCTGCTCCCTGTACTTGCTCATGATGAGCTCCAACGCAGATTGGTGTTCTTCCAGTGATGTCCGTAGTTCTAGGAACATGAAGAGATTCCAATGACAACTCATGGCCTATGTTTCCCAGTAATGCTGCGCACTATCCTATTAAAAGCATCTTGCTTTTACCAAGCTTCTTGTAATGCTAAAACTAAGAGCAGAGTCCACCAAACAGATTCAAAGCCTGAAAAGAACCACTGAACATGTGAGCAACACAAAAAGTGCAATGGCAGAGACAGGCTTCTGAACATGCAGCTACAAAGGACTCCCAATACTCTCAGACTTACAGGTGTTACTGTATGGAGAAAGTGCAGGTTATAAGCTTTGTTGAAGACAAGTTTTCCTAACTCATGACACATGAAAAGACTTGTGTTTAGTAAGTGCTTTGAGAACCCTCAGAAATGTTCCAAAGTATTTCACAATGGATTATTTTGAAGTGCAAGGACTGTTGTGATGTAGACAATCATGGCAGCCACTTTGTGGATCCCAAAAACAGAACAGAAATGAAAGGCCAGCTAActtgcttttagtgatgttggctgagaagGGGAAAATCGGCTGCAACAACAGGAGAACTAGCCACTGCTCTTCAAATAGATGTGGGACCTTGAATGTCAAACCGAATAGGCACACATGGTCTCAGCTTAACACCTCATTTGAAGTATAATAGTTCCGGGAATACAGTACTCCATCGGTACTGTCAACATAGATTACTGGAATACACTGAAACATGTAACTTAATGATTAGAATGCATAATGCACGATGTTGATAAATTTAACACTATATTCAGGCAAAATACTGCAAAGCAATTCAGCACCAACTGGCTGGATTGTTGGAGTTGACAGATTGAAGAAAGGCTGACGCAAGTTCCCAGCTGCCTGCTTTGATGAATGGCGAGCAAAAATCCAATAAAACATTCCTGTGTAATTAATTTGCTGTGGTGGTTAGGAGTGCAAATAGATAAACAGGAAAACGGCAAAATCTTTAGGCAGTGTACTTTCATTCATAGATCAGCAATCAAAGCAAATTTAGTGTGCACGTGCACTACAAGTTTAATATCAGGGCAAGGTGGCCTCGGCTTCACTCCGATTCTAAGCCTAGACAGTGTAAATTGATCATTAAGGCCCAAACGATTCCTTTACATTGTAACTGCTGCATGGGGCTTGAAGTGAAATCATTTCCAACCGATGCTACAGCTGGAGTGTAAATACTCCTCACTGATCCTTCAcgtgtttttttttttactgttgagAGAAATGTTGTTGCGGTTTTGAGCAGCTTAATAATGATAGAACTCGGATATTAAAGCATTTCAAATAGATCCTGTACATTGCAGATCACTCCCTTTTATATTAAAAAGCTCTGTATTTGGAAACAGTGCAGCAAGCCACTGTCCACAACTGTGGGAAAGCTCTGGAAAGTCAGATTTTATTTTATTATTGCTATCAGTGAAAGATTTAACAGACTAAACTGAATATTTAGGCATCCTAGCTTCCGTTATCAAGTTTTTCAGATAAGACCAAAGGAGAGACAAAGAAACAGGAGgcgattcagcccttcaagcctgtttcaccattctatttgatcatgactgatctctacCTCAACTCATTTACCCGTCTTTGATCCATGTTTTTTGACATCTttacctgacaaaaatctatcaatctcgcaCTTGAAAATTTCAACCAACCCCCAGTATCAGTAGTCTTTTtagggggttggtggggtgggggggcagagttCCAGATTTACACTGCAGTTTgtgtaaaaaaatgcttcctcattatACTCCTACATGGtgtagctttaattttaagattgtggCCTTGTTCCCCACTGAATGAAATAAATTTCTCTCTAAATACAGTAACAAATTGCTTCATTTTAGTTACCTTGATTAGATCATTGAGAGTTCTGATGCACAGAATTCAAGTATATTCTATTAAATTGCCTAATAATGATGAATGGTTtgaagggagatatctgcacagagtggtgtctctcaatcaatTTTGTGAATAGACACAATGTAAGTTCACCTTTATTTTCCTGCTGTAGGTCTCTGATTTGCCTGTTCTCCTGTTGGATTCCCATCACAAGGGTGGAGCGGGGTCGATGCCTGGCCACTTCATTTAATTCCTGAATGTCTTCCTGGTACTGAACAACAAACCAAGAACAGAATAGGGACTGCAATTCTTCTCAGGCATAATGAACAAAACAAAAACAtcaaatccacagtattttgttcaaATTACCCTGTGCACAGAAATAGGTTATCATGCAATGCTAGCAGCTCAGTGCGAGTCTGAAACTACAAGTTAAAAGTTGCAGCATCTGCCCGACACACAAATCTGCTTTTCTCAGTTCGGGGTGGGGCAGTGGGGGATAGGTTAATGAGAGAAAGAGAAGTGATAAATGTTATATCTCGCAAGAGGGATCAACTGGCATTATCTACTTTATCAAGGTCGTCGCTCCTGCTGATTGATGAGCGAGGAGCTAACAATGGTCTTGGAGATGTCTGGCGACAGACCACCTCGTCCTTCTCCTGAACAGTTAGTGATTGGAAATAATATTGCAATAAAGAAAAAGTAGTGATAATTGTAACTAAAACACAAACTGTTTACAGATAGTAGTGATCTTTATATGCAATACCACAGGTGTCTACTGTACAACTATGAGGCTCAGTAACAAATGAACTTTAGTGCTCTACCACCTTACTGCTACATTAAGAGCATGAAGATATGCTCATCTATCACCCGATGAGCCCTGGACATTTGACTGGACACAACTCTAAATGGCAGGCTTTTTACTGTCAGGTCTCCTTTAAGAACTACATagaatacacagcacagaaacaggccattcagcgggACTAATCCATGCTACATTTAAGTGTCCTCCCATTCCAtcggcctttcagcatatctttctattccctcttTTTTTACTCACCAAGTTTCATTTTGAAAACATCTAAGCTATTtgtctcaaccacttcctgtgagaGTTCCACATGCTAACCACtctcttggtaaagaagtttcatatttccctattggattcctaagtaactatcttatatttatggtctctgattttggattctcccacaagtggaaacattctctccacatctaccctgtccaacccattcatagttttaaagacctctatcaggtcacctctaagttAACAAGTTTCAAAGTATAGATTTTTGACAGACAAATTTCCAACTACAACAATTTACATCAGCAACTTCGCACTGCCTTTAACACTTCTTAATGAGGGTGGATCTACTTTCTAACTCAGTCAATCCTGAACCCTCTCTATCCCTCCTCCAATTATTTGCTCCCTCACAAATTCGCTCCTCCATAGAGCCTGGGAGATCACAGAAACTTGTTACCATCTCCAGGCATTGCACAACCAACAAGGGGAACACTTGCTGAGGGACATGGGGCACAGCTAGTGTCTCTAAATAAACACAAAACATATGTAAGGATATTTCCTTTTTTCAAGAAAACAGTATGATCCACTTAAGACAGCTAAACAAACATTCTATCCCAGATTCAGCTTTTTTGAAGCAAAGTCAAAGTTTGAAAGCCAAAGACACGCGATAAATCAGGAAGTAAATTGCTAACTGTATATTAATTGGGTGTTAATTGTACTCTGGCGGTGGGCATTAAGTGAAATGCACGTGCTCATATGCATATATATATGAAACTGTGGCTATTGGGTTGGAGGAACACGATATGCAATGtgcgtctctgtaaataaaagcttctaAGTGTATAAAGACTAGGCTCCAGCTCTATTCTTCACCACCTGGCTGAGGTCTAACAAATTTAAAGTGATGATTTAGCCCTCCATATCGTGGGGAGACCAAGGTCCAGTATAGGATCCGCATCACCTGCCCCGACTAAGACCATCCAACGCTGCACAGGCTGGGTGTGGAACCTGACATCTTCACAGTCTGTACAGCTCAGTACGACATTAGGCCTCTGCTTATATTGAGGGAAGGGGCCTATATACTCTGGAGTTtcgatgaaaggtgatctcattggaacatatAAAATTATTAGAtagcttcacagggtagatgctgacaggctgtttcccctggctggagaatccagaactaggagtCAGTCGCAGaataaggagtcggccatttaggactgagatgaggattgactcagcgggttgtgaatctttggaattctctacctcagagggctgtggctgctctgtcactgagtatattcaagactgagaatgATATGTTGTTGGACACTAAGGGaggtaagggatatggagataagatgggaaagtggagttgaggtagatgatcagtcatgatcttattgaatggtggagcaggctcgaggggccacatggtctactccttctCCAATTTATGTTCTTATCTTTTGTGGAAAGTGTGTGTAAACATCGACTTATGATAATCATGTGCAATGCTGACAGTGAGCTTGCCGTATTGGTACTAATACAAATTAACAAGCCAGTCCTCTCAttactgattgtgggatcttgccacGTACAAAATGGCTGCTGTTTTTGCCTACATAACAGAAGTGATTGCATTTGAAAATAAATCACAGATAATGAAGTGCTTTGGGGTATTTCTGAGAGGTATAAGACAAGACACTGTGTATATTATTTCTTCCCATTTACTCTCTTATCTCATATTGCTCCCACTATGAGACTTCTTTCCATCAGTACTTTACCCTGTTATACAGCTCAAAATGCACTCAAGTGTGAAGAGTTAAATGTATATGCAAACTGAGTGTCTTTCACTGCGAAAAACAGTTTGAACATTTCAAACTCAGCTCAGCACTGCTCTTTGTTGATATCCTAGCAACAGCTTCCGAACTTGATCTGTCATTTTGAATGCAGTAATGACAGTGAACGGGGGCAGATTTGTAGAAGCAATTCCACATTAAGACTGTTTTATATAACAAGACTCTATTCTAGGATCATATTATACGTCCCATCCAACTCACCATTTGCACTGGAGCCGTCAAGCAATTTCTAAATATTCATTATTTTCAGGTACTGCATACGCATACTAAAACATAATAAACTTTTGCCATTACTTACAGGGATGCATCGATGTGTGGATTAAGAATTTACACCAGAGGTTCTTTCCCTTTTGTGTCTCATAATGGCAGCTGTTAAATGATTAAGTTTCTCCAGAGGTCCTTACGTTAATCTGCTTCATATCATGCTACTTATCCCTTTACTAAACTTCCTTTATGGATGCTTATCAGTACATATTTTCAAACCAGGCATGTTTAGTAAATTAGGCAAGTGCAGTTTCTGAAAGAAAGCCACACTCCAAATTAAATTCAGGAAGTGGAGAGACTAATGGTGCCAGCTTAGAACTAAAATACCTATATCGTAAAACTTCCAGTAACACACACTCTGCTACCCAAAACACATCACCTACAATACACCAGACATAATGTAATTTATTAATTGAGAAACTGAAGTGAAGAGCAAAGCCTAAGGTGCAGGACACCACAACATTAAGAACCAGAGTGCAAACAAGCTAAATAAATAGGTACTGATTAGGATAAGCTTTTGAAGCCAGTAGATTGTACATGACAGTATTTATATTTAAAGTAAGAATTCTGACAGCCCCATAATATTGCCAGGATTAGCAGACACAATCTCCATCCCTGTCACTGTCAGCTGATTGTGGCTGCAGTATGTTATCTACAGGATGTGCTACAGAAATTTACTAAACCTACAGCAACAGCATCTTCCAGTCCCTGTAACGTCCAGCAGAGACAAATAGTTGCAGTATCAACACCTCCAAGTTctcccaactgccctcccccacaaccccctccaAAGTGGTACATGACTTCAGCTTGAACATAACATCAGCATTCTTTGGTCACTGCTGCCTCAAAATCCTGGAGCTGCCCATCCTAACTCTATTGACGGGGCactagcacatggactgcagcaattcaagaaggcccaCCTCTGAGAATGGCCAATAAATGGGGTCTCAGCTGCATTGCCTGCCTCCCGTTAAAATTTCACATGAAGGGATTACCATTATATGAAACAGTCTTATTGAACAAGTCACAGTTACACTGCTGAGCTGGCTTCTTGATACATGGCAGTGTGGAATTGCATGATTCAATAAAGGCATTACCAGAATTCTTGACCTGCAAATCCAGACAATTTTCTAATTCCTATCAGCAGCGTGAGCAAGTAACTTTGTCAATTATGTATCTTATGTATTTAAGGTTTTTGAAGATGGTGCTTTTAATTTTGCCTTTTCAATTTAATAAACTTTTAAAAGGAGAAAACACAGCTGGGAAGCTGAATATGATTGCAGAGTAACTGCTGTACTTCACTCACCTGCTTCATGGCCTCCACCCGCTTATTAAGGGCAGTGGTCTGCTCAATGAGAGCTTCTGCCGCACTATCATGTTCTTTCAGCCGTTCTACCAGTGCTTTCGCATCAGCCAGAACCTTTTCTATAGTACAACTCATTTCTGTAAAAGAAAAGATGGCGTTACTTGGCACCTTATTGTGTGATTCAGAAAACATCCCAAACACTTCACATACAATAGATTGCTTTGGTGtgtagaatcgtacagcatagaggGAATCaactcagcccattgtgcctgttccagctcattgaaagagctatccaattagtcctattcccTCCCCATATCCTGCaaactttccttttcaagtataaagACGACACTGGACTCAGTGCAGTTGTGTTGTGCAGACAAACATGGGAGCCAATTTTGTGCGATGCAAGGTCCAATAAAAAACATCTGGGTAAACTGGTCTATTTATGGtagaataaagcaaaatactgcagatgctggaaatctgaaataaaaacaagaaattctggaaatactcagcaggtctggcagcatctgtggagagacaagcagagttcatgtttcaggtcagtgacccttcatcagaagggtAGAACTGGTAGAGTTGGTCAAGTAAGAAATGTCAGTCGGAAGACAGGGGCTGGAATTTACGcccaacgagcaggctggtggtaGGGGTaggccataaaattgagtgggtggcggggggtgccattcctgatgccttcccgccccctctgcaattttacgcagggcggcgagAAACAGTCTACCCATCCtgtgccaatcaaggcccttaagtggccaattaactgccacttaagggccttctcctgccgccactggtattttacctacCGCAGCTGGGCGGCAAAAGCCCCTTCTTGTGGGCTGCCcatatgatcgggcaccctgtgccccatggagggcctcaCCCCACGGCCTAACCACCCCAACTGGACAATAttttcacctccccccactcccacttcCTAAGcaacccccttgcctcgccggggcccagctgattgtccctggcgaggccccaaaaacttacctcagtTCCGGGGCTGTCTTCTTGCTTCcattggctgggtgtagtcctagcagagcccaccgctcccggtggcgcttctGGGACTGAGAaccgccggccctctgattggctggcagctccgttAAGTgctacttcctgcctcaaggaggtaaaAGTCCCGCacaaggccagttaagggcctggggagcaaaaactcCTGGAATGGATCCGCACAGACGCAGGCCCAGCTGAGGCGGGTTCGCACCTGACATTTAGGCCAGTGGGCAGGGCCCCCCGCTCAACACAAAATTCCATCCGCGATCTTTAAAGACTACCATAACCATAGAACCGACAGATGGCTttataataagagcaaaatactgcggatgctggaactctgaaatgggaTCTTTGCTTATTTCAATGAAGAGCACCTCCGATGATGCAGCACTCTCCCAGTACTGCACCAGAGAGTCAGTTTAGGCTAcatgctcaagtcttggagtgacACTTGAACCCACCAGACTTGTAGGCGAGGGTCCAAACAATTGCGCCCTGCTGACAGTTGCAAAAATAGAAAAATTGATGGAAGAAAATCCTTCTTGCTCCAGAGAATGATTTAACCAAATGAagttaaaaaaaacactttgggAATTATAGAAAACCTCTTGTGTTTTAATCACCGCAGCACTACACTACATTACCAGCCTACTTATCAATGTTCCAATTAACTGGATTTATATTTAGATAGCTAAGCAGCTGCTGTATTTTACCAGGTCTGAGGACTGCAGCAACAATcgttcacaacccacatcacatctGAACAAAGAGCAGTGGCTGGGGGGGTAAAGAGCGCGGGGGGGGGCAAAGAACTCaagaactggtgcattctccatggcaacgtctctaccaatcagagttcacttgccaaccaatcagcactctcttctcatacagtataaagttgttgttttcccttacattggtattcttgaagattgtcctgatgagtgcaagacaaaaagctttgacagcatgtctctattttcagcaatactcaagttctgtcctACCAAACGactaaatccaggtatactacgtcTCCTTTTGttgccctttatctaccctactagttatatcctaaAAAAACTAGttttctacctcctttcttgaaaagcagtgtaacatttgccaacttccaatctgacaggatcaTTCCTGAAtccaaggaattctggaaaatcatagccagcgcacccACTATCTcatttagaaccctaggatataggccatctggtcctgggacttgtcagattttagtgccccaagtttctccaatactttttctcagctgatatcaatatc
This region includes:
- the fgfr1op2 gene encoding FGFR1 oncogene partner 2 homolog, which codes for MSCTIEKVLADAKALVERLKEHDSAAEALIEQTTALNKRVEAMKQYQEDIQELNEVARHRPRSTLVMGIQQENRQIRDLQQENKELRTSLEEHQSALELIMSKYREQMFRLLMASKKDDPMMITKLKEQHSKELQVHVDKINEMATVMRKAIEIDEQRLFKEQERIIQLEFENKGLREVLQINKESFLYLKEDRSENTSLSDLVTNANLSMRKS